Proteins encoded by one window of Nasonia vitripennis strain AsymCx chromosome 5, Nvit_psr_1.1, whole genome shotgun sequence:
- the LOC100121949 gene encoding GATOR complex protein Iml1 isoform X1 — MKMKLFKLIVHQKNFCVEDLIINPKDYPGIKTGDVVEIYHPDDEFSRLLLQVTSFKEDLQGRETISVEYNIASMFQLRTFGDVYMNVVNPDDVALDSVELTFKDQYMGRSEMWRLKNSLVNTCVYMNKKIEFCGSSIRCQVYEMWSQGDRVACGVITDDTKVVFRSSTSMVYLFIQMSSEMWDFDIHGDLYFEKAVNGFLADLFQKWKKNGSNHEVTIVLFSRTFYNATSLEEFPNYMRECLQQDYRGRFYEDFYRVAVQNERYEDWSNVLVQLRKLFTDYQKIVLEYHQKPGIIIPKATNSTAAQGNFLEVLNMSLNVFEKHYLDRSFDRTGQLSVVITPGVGVFEVDRELTNVTKQRIIDNGVGSDLVCVGEQPLHAVPLLKFHNKDSSMNVPDDYSMPHWINLSFYSTNKKIPNSTFIPRIKLPQRVSKCSSEKSNGKILNNKGRILQEETREYLHNSFFDYDAYDAQVFQLPPIHTSGLQRVSTRTKKTSVVCMETHNNAQALKLLKRKMSDPDIHHPPPESHPSSLSVIASNSSLRSAAISIPSSKTEPVTSNGSNSEVTDKNISGIAAVSRTSLKSDVTDGEISPPFRPVVGSAGSPTNSVAHQPATGHRPSRALINPFDPSHVTIKLTSNRRRWTHIFPKGPTGVLIQQHHYQAVPAAAQQKQERANETQQSSATADTTSVLSSSPTEQSCSATMSMSRSVSQICFNENSKSKSRMNLQLTNNVDKRTSGSKSLTLLWGATGEQEWTPALTTAIIGVDWKSLTISACLPITTDYFPDKRSLQNDYVVSDYNLLPDDVNADFAQQRAIYRKPLSTAEVFKELVSQRLAQGFQLIILPPNKNQISTPGSNSVPPISSVMRGRQTDSEHKEEYLLSIGRIFHKISLCGNSISVTRYRPRHPYPPFNIHYRYRFHAPHHDTYEVSWVSFTTEKLENYNWNYLDHYICTRGDTDFALVEALKYWRFRVFLLPLHNQATRKILEGSPHCDIYTPSTSAEQTTSMDGFLRFIETWLNKIRRPHPNKNWSPTAFGGVPPRDPASHLTRRRHSTSLVSLTNQVVRERVTGFFVQEKHVVNASAAARTSLDTPRHIPCRSGSKVMDRGRVSPASEAVLPLSIEQQQQQQQQQDHLEINDENVATEVTKIKSTAPYSEILEAMRHPQSGVGFLTQHPSLPSQTFVSADAVQWLNSHIEGGVTVEAAINIMKGMIQEKLICHASGDFSKPFILGFYLYHIVLDKDSQKGSDYSPPLGDLQSFENEWVEVEMRAPKGWCEPHSNSSSNLHSNITHPITIPSCDTIDESNVPVFLRNDLDLSDVTDERDWTLPMYKHTHLDIDINNKSDRIEWGHLRYQSIYKPDHSYELVVQWVAASGSIVADLIFIWQRKAQSCGIQMIPIPSDLLALPFTTKSDPLRGPIFIPLDTECLMAGKRYLFDEFREDTYAQRLFLFQEAILQRFGFLRCFVEGNENVHQYVHVTGSAFILVPSTMNPRPRQHTGTSVTRRSAGQKRYPVHAEQPSPHEAYITRHVSGKNKDDYSMDRRMGFLWSWNHMLSRKWKYPTTSTGDELFQKKIIQDFRHFCSNGDNRLKRFWESCWELKEKFCTNAK, encoded by the exons ATGAAAATGAAGCTGTTCAAGCTTATCGTTCACCAGAAAAACTTCTGTGTCGAAGACCTTATTATCAATCCTAAGGATTATCCTGGCATAAAAACTGGAGATGTCGTTGAGATATACCATCCTGATGACGAATTCAGTCGTCTCCTCCTTCAGGTTACTTCTTTTAAGGAGGACCTGCAAGGCAGAGAGACGATTAGCGTTGAATATAACATAGCCTCTATGTTCCAACTTCGAACCTTTGGGGATGTCTACATGAATGTTGTTAATCCCGATGATGTAGCTTTGGATTCTGTTGAACTAACATTCAAAGACCAGTACATGGGTCGCAGTGAAATGTGGAGACTGAAGAATAGCTTG GTCAACACATGTGtttatatgaataaaaagATAGAATTTTGTGGCAGTAGCATACGATGTCAAGTGTATGAAATGTGGTCACAAGGTGATAGAGTAGCTTGTGGTGTGATAACGGATGATACTAAGGTTGTGTTCCGTTCATCCACAAGCATGGTCTATCTCTTCATTCAGATGAGTTCAGAAATGTGGGATTTTGATATTCATGGTgatctttattttgaaaaagctGTCAATGGATTTTTGGCTGACCTGTTTCAAAAGTGGAAGAAAAATGGTAGCAATCATGAAGTCACAATTGTTCTTTTTTCAAGAACTTTTTACAATGCTACCAGCCTTGAAGAGTTTCCTAATTACATGCGTGAGTGCCTACAACAAGATTATAGGGGAAGGTTCTACGAAGATTTTTATAGAGTAGCAGTCCAGAATGAGCGTTATGAAGACTGGAGTAATGTGCTTGTGCAGCTGAGAAAGCTATTCACAGATTACCAAAAAATTGTCTTAGAGTATCATCAAAAACCTGGTATCATAATACCCAAAGCAACCAATTCTACAGCAGCACAGGGAAATTTTTTGGAAGTATTAAATATGTCACTGAATg TTTTTGAGAAACACTACTTGGATCGTAGCTTTGACAGAACGGGTCAACTGTCAGTTGTTATCACACCAGGAGTTGGCGTTTTTGAAGTTGATAGAGAACTAACAAACGTTACGAAGCAAAGAATCATTGACAATGGTGTTGGCAGTGATTTGGTCTGCGTTGGAGAACAACCTCTCCATGCAGTGCCATTGTTAAAG TTTCACAACAAAGATTCATCTATGAATGTCCCAGACGATTACAGCATGCCTCACTGGATCAACTTGAGTTTCTATTCAACCAACAAAAAAATACCTAATTCGACGTTTATCCCTCGAATAAAACTGCCGCAACGAGTTTCTAAGTGTTCCAGTGAAAAAAGTAATGGAAAAATACTCAACAATAAAGGCAGAATCTTGCAAGAAGAAACTCGCGAGTACCTCCACAACTCGTTTTTCGATTACGATGCCTATGACGCGCAGGTCTTTCAGCTACCGCCTATCCATACGTCCGGCCTACAGCGGGTGTCGACGAGAACGAAGAAGACGAGCGTTGTTTGTATGGAGACACACAATAACGCACAAGCACTGAAGCTCTTGAAGAGAAAGATGTCTGATCCGGATATTCATCATCCGCCACCCGAGAGTCATCCTTCCTCACTATCAGTGATTGCGTCTAATTCGAGCTTGAGAAGCGCTGCCATATCGATCCCATCATCAAAAACTGAGCCTGTCACGAGTAATGGATCTAATAGTGAAGTTACTG ACAAAAATATCTCTGGCATAGCAGCGGTTTCGCGGACATCTCTGAAGAGTGACGTAACCGACGGTGAGATCTCTCCGCCTTTTAGACCAGTAGTCGGAAGCGCAGGTAGCCCGACCAACTCCGTCGCGCACCAACCAGCCACCGGACATCGTCCAAGTCGCGCACTCATCAATCCATTCGACCCGTCGCACGTGACGATCAAGTTGACGAGCAACAGGCGTCGCTGGACCCACATCTTCCCTAAGGGCCCAACTGGCGTTCTCATACAACAGCATCACTATCAGGCAGTACCCGCTGCTGCTCAACAGAAGCAAGAACGAGCTAACGAGACCCAGCAGAGTAGTGCAACTGCAGATACCACGTCGGTGCTCAGCAGCTCGCCAACCGAGCAGAGTTGCTCCGCCACGATGTCCATGTCACGCTCGGTATCACAGATTTGTTTCAACGAAA ATTCCAAAAGCAAATCCCGCATGAATCTTCAATTGACGAACAACGTCGACAAGAGAACGAGCGGCTCAAAGAGTCTTACACTGCTCTGGGGTGCCACGGGTGAACAGGAATGGACACCAGCTCTCACAACGG CGATCATAG GCGTCGACTGGAAGTCGCTGACGATTTCTGCGTGTTTGCCGATCACGACCGACTACTTCCCGGACAAGAGGAGCTTGCAGAACGACTACGTCGTCTCGGACTACAATCTACTGCCAGATGATGTCAATGCAGACTTTGCCCAACAACGCGCGATTTATCGCAAACCGCTGTCCACTGCCGAAGTCTTTAAAGAGCTCGTCTCTCAGCGACTGGCTCAG GGATTTCAGCTGATCATTCTGCCGCCGAACAAGAACCAGATCTCGACACCTGGCTCGAATTCGGTACCACCTATTAGCTCCGTAATGAGAGGACGACAGACTGACTCGGAACACAAGGAGGAGTATCTGCTGAGCATAGGAAGGATATTTCATAAGATCTCGCTCTGTGGAAATTCTATCAGTGTTACCAGATATAGACCAAG GCATCCGTATCCACCGTTCAACATTCACTATCGGTATCGATTTCACGCACCACATCACGACACCTACGAAGTTTCTTGGGTCTCCTTTACAACGGAAAAGCTGGAGAATTACAACTGGAATTATTTGGACCACTATATATGCACGAGGGGTGACACTGATTTCGCTCTAGTTGAA GCGTTAAAATATTGGAGGTTCCGGGTGTTCCTGCTACCGCTGCACAACCAAGCAACGCGTAAGATTCTTGAGGGCTCGCCTCACTGTGACATCTACACACCATCTACATCGGCGGAACAAACCACGTCGATGGACGGTTTCCTTCGTTTCATCGAGACATGGCTCAACAAGATCCGTCGACCGCATCCGAACAAAAATTGG AGCCCGACAGCTTTTGGCGGGGTACCCCCGAGAGATCCTGCCTCTCATCTGACCAGACGCAGGCACAGCACGAGCCTGGTATCCCTCACTAACCAG GTTGTGCGTGAGAGAGTGACGGGGTTCTTTGTACAGGAAAAGCACGTAGTGAATGCATCTGCGGCTGCTCGCACTTCCCTCGACACTCCTCGCCACATACCATGCAG ATCAGGATCGAAGGTGATGGATCGCGGTCGAGTGTCACCGGCTAGTGAAGCTGTACTGCCCCTGTCGAtcgagcaacagcagcagcaacaacagcagcaggatCACTTGGAGATTAACGACGAGAA TGTCGCAACAGAAGTGACGAAGATCAAGAGCACAGCCCCGTACAGCGAGATCCTCGAGGCGATGCGTCATCCGCAATCAGGAGTCGGTTTTCTCACGCAGCACCCGTCGCTGCCCAGCCAGACCTTCGTCAGCGCCGACGCTGTCCAGTGGCTCAACTCTCACATCGAAGGCGGCGTCACCGTCGAGGCTGCCATCAACATCATGAAG GGAATGATCCAGGAGAAGCTCATCTGCCACGCGTCCGGCGACTTCTCCAAGCCGTTCATTCTCGGCTTCTATCTGTATCATATCGTTCTAGACAAGGATAGTCAGAAAG GTAGCGACTATTCGCCTCCGTTAGGTGACTTGCAGAGCTTCGAGAATGAGTGGGTCGAGGTGGAGATGCGCGCTCCCAAAGGCTGGTGCGAGCCTCATTCTAACAGTTCCTCGAATCTACACTCGAACATAACTCACCCCATAACGATTCCCAGCTGTGATACTATAGACGAATCCAACGTTCCCGTCTTTCTTAGAAATGACCTGGATCTGTCCGACGTCACGGACGAGAGAGATTGGACGT TACCTATGTACAAACATACTCATCTCGACATCGACATCAACAATAAGAGCGATAGAATAGAGTGGGGACACCTGAGGTACCAGTCAATCTACAAACCGGACCATTCCTACGAACTAGTCGTGCAGTGGGTGGCTGCATCGGGTAGTATAGTAGCCGATCTC ATATTTATTTGGCAGCGAAAAGCTCAGAGTTGCGGAATCCAGATGATACCGATTCCAAGCGACTTGTTGGCACTGCCGTTCACCACAAAAAGTGATCCATTGCGCGGACCAATTTTTATTCCTCTTGACACTGAGTGCCTCATGGCCGGCAAAAGATATCTCTTCGACG AGTTCCGGGAAGACACGTACGCCCAGCGACTCTTCCTCTTTCAAGAGGCGATTCTGCAGCGCTTCGGCTTCTTGCGTTGCTTTGTCGAGGGCAACGAGAACGTCCATCAGTATGTGCACGTAACCGGCAGTGCTTTTATTCTCGTGCCATCGACGATGAATCCGCGACCAAGACAACACACGGGCACTAGTGTCACCCGACGCAGCGCAGGCCAGAAGAGGTATCCCGTGCACGCAGAACAGCCAAGTCCGCATGAAGCATACATCACCAGGCACGTAAGCGGCAAGAACAAGGATGACTACAGCATGGATCGACGG ATGGGATTCCTGTGGTCGTGGAATCACATGCTGAGCCGAAAGTGGAAGTATCCCACTACGAGCACCGGCGacgaactttttcaaaagaagATCATTCAAGACTTCAGGCACTTCTGTTCGAACGGTGACAATCGCCTAAAGAGATTCTGGGAATCGTGCTGGGagctcaaagaaaaattctgtACAAATGCAAAATGA
- the LOC100121949 gene encoding GATOR complex protein Iml1 isoform X3 yields MKMKLFKLIVHQKNFCVEDLIINPKDYPGIKTGDVVEIYHPDDEFSRLLLQVTSFKEDLQGRETISVEYNIASMFQLRTFGDVYMNVVNPDDVALDSVELTFKDQYMGRSEMWRLKNSLVNTCVYMNKKIEFCGSSIRCQVYEMWSQGDRVACGVITDDTKVVFRSSTSMVYLFIQMSSEMWDFDIHGDLYFEKAVNGFLADLFQKWKKNGSNHEVTIVLFSRTFYNATSLEEFPNYMRECLQQDYRGRFYEDFYRVAVQNERYEDWSNVLVQLRKLFTDYQKIVLEYHQKPGIIIPKATNSTAAQGNFLEVLNMSLNVFEKHYLDRSFDRTGQLSVVITPGVGVFEVDRELTNVTKQRIIDNGVGSDLVCVGEQPLHAVPLLKFHNKDSSMNVPDDYSMPHWINLSFYSTNKKIPNSTFIPRIKLPQRVSKCSSEKSNGKILNNKGRILQEETREYLHNSFFDYDAYDAQVFQLPPIHTSGLQRVSTRTKKTSVVCMETHNNAQALKLLKRKMSDPDIHHPPPESHPSSLSVIASNSSLRSAAISIPSSKTEPVTSNGSNSEVTDKNISGIAAVSRTSLKSDVTDGEISPPFRPVVGSAGSPTNSVAHQPATGHRPSRALINPFDPSHVTIKLTSNRRRWTHIFPKGPTGVLIQQHHYQAVPAAAQQKQERANETQQSSATADTTSVLSSSPTEQSCSATMSMSRSVSQICFNENSKSKSRMNLQLTNNVDKRTSGSKSLTLLWGATGEQEWTPALTTAIIGVDWKSLTISACLPITTDYFPDKRSLQNDYVVSDYNLLPDDVNADFAQQRAIYRKPLSTAEVFKELVSQRLAQGFQLIILPPNKNQISTPGSNSVPPISSVMRGRQTDSEHKEEYLLSIGRIFHKISLCGNSISVTRYRPRHPYPPFNIHYRYRFHAPHHDTYEVSWVSFTTEKLENYNWNYLDHYICTRGDTDFALVEALKYWRFRVFLLPLHNQATRKILEGSPHCDIYTPSTSAEQTTSMDGFLRFIETWLNKIRRPHPNKNWSPTAFGGVPPRDPASHLTRRRHSTSLVSLTNQTSLVGSSPFRERLGSNRLPEKPRPRSGSKVMDRGRVSPASEAVLPLSIEQQQQQQQQQDHLEINDENVATEVTKIKSTAPYSEILEAMRHPQSGVGFLTQHPSLPSQTFVSADAVQWLNSHIEGGVTVEAAINIMKGMIQEKLICHASGDFSKPFILGFYLYHIVLDKDSQKGSDYSPPLGDLQSFENEWVEVEMRAPKGWCEPHSNSSSNLHSNITHPITIPSCDTIDESNVPVFLRNDLDLSDVTDERDWTLPMYKHTHLDIDINNKSDRIEWGHLRYQSIYKPDHSYELVVQWVAASGSIVADLIFIWQRKAQSCGIQMIPIPSDLLALPFTTKSDPLRGPIFIPLDTECLMAGKRYLFDEFREDTYAQRLFLFQEAILQRFGFLRCFVEGNENVHQYVHVTGSAFILVPSTMNPRPRQHTGTSVTRRSAGQKRYPVHAEQPSPHEAYITRHVSGKNKDDYSMDRRMGFLWSWNHMLSRKWKYPTTSTGDELFQKKIIQDFRHFCSNGDNRLKRFWESCWELKEKFCTNAK; encoded by the exons ATGAAAATGAAGCTGTTCAAGCTTATCGTTCACCAGAAAAACTTCTGTGTCGAAGACCTTATTATCAATCCTAAGGATTATCCTGGCATAAAAACTGGAGATGTCGTTGAGATATACCATCCTGATGACGAATTCAGTCGTCTCCTCCTTCAGGTTACTTCTTTTAAGGAGGACCTGCAAGGCAGAGAGACGATTAGCGTTGAATATAACATAGCCTCTATGTTCCAACTTCGAACCTTTGGGGATGTCTACATGAATGTTGTTAATCCCGATGATGTAGCTTTGGATTCTGTTGAACTAACATTCAAAGACCAGTACATGGGTCGCAGTGAAATGTGGAGACTGAAGAATAGCTTG GTCAACACATGTGtttatatgaataaaaagATAGAATTTTGTGGCAGTAGCATACGATGTCAAGTGTATGAAATGTGGTCACAAGGTGATAGAGTAGCTTGTGGTGTGATAACGGATGATACTAAGGTTGTGTTCCGTTCATCCACAAGCATGGTCTATCTCTTCATTCAGATGAGTTCAGAAATGTGGGATTTTGATATTCATGGTgatctttattttgaaaaagctGTCAATGGATTTTTGGCTGACCTGTTTCAAAAGTGGAAGAAAAATGGTAGCAATCATGAAGTCACAATTGTTCTTTTTTCAAGAACTTTTTACAATGCTACCAGCCTTGAAGAGTTTCCTAATTACATGCGTGAGTGCCTACAACAAGATTATAGGGGAAGGTTCTACGAAGATTTTTATAGAGTAGCAGTCCAGAATGAGCGTTATGAAGACTGGAGTAATGTGCTTGTGCAGCTGAGAAAGCTATTCACAGATTACCAAAAAATTGTCTTAGAGTATCATCAAAAACCTGGTATCATAATACCCAAAGCAACCAATTCTACAGCAGCACAGGGAAATTTTTTGGAAGTATTAAATATGTCACTGAATg TTTTTGAGAAACACTACTTGGATCGTAGCTTTGACAGAACGGGTCAACTGTCAGTTGTTATCACACCAGGAGTTGGCGTTTTTGAAGTTGATAGAGAACTAACAAACGTTACGAAGCAAAGAATCATTGACAATGGTGTTGGCAGTGATTTGGTCTGCGTTGGAGAACAACCTCTCCATGCAGTGCCATTGTTAAAG TTTCACAACAAAGATTCATCTATGAATGTCCCAGACGATTACAGCATGCCTCACTGGATCAACTTGAGTTTCTATTCAACCAACAAAAAAATACCTAATTCGACGTTTATCCCTCGAATAAAACTGCCGCAACGAGTTTCTAAGTGTTCCAGTGAAAAAAGTAATGGAAAAATACTCAACAATAAAGGCAGAATCTTGCAAGAAGAAACTCGCGAGTACCTCCACAACTCGTTTTTCGATTACGATGCCTATGACGCGCAGGTCTTTCAGCTACCGCCTATCCATACGTCCGGCCTACAGCGGGTGTCGACGAGAACGAAGAAGACGAGCGTTGTTTGTATGGAGACACACAATAACGCACAAGCACTGAAGCTCTTGAAGAGAAAGATGTCTGATCCGGATATTCATCATCCGCCACCCGAGAGTCATCCTTCCTCACTATCAGTGATTGCGTCTAATTCGAGCTTGAGAAGCGCTGCCATATCGATCCCATCATCAAAAACTGAGCCTGTCACGAGTAATGGATCTAATAGTGAAGTTACTG ACAAAAATATCTCTGGCATAGCAGCGGTTTCGCGGACATCTCTGAAGAGTGACGTAACCGACGGTGAGATCTCTCCGCCTTTTAGACCAGTAGTCGGAAGCGCAGGTAGCCCGACCAACTCCGTCGCGCACCAACCAGCCACCGGACATCGTCCAAGTCGCGCACTCATCAATCCATTCGACCCGTCGCACGTGACGATCAAGTTGACGAGCAACAGGCGTCGCTGGACCCACATCTTCCCTAAGGGCCCAACTGGCGTTCTCATACAACAGCATCACTATCAGGCAGTACCCGCTGCTGCTCAACAGAAGCAAGAACGAGCTAACGAGACCCAGCAGAGTAGTGCAACTGCAGATACCACGTCGGTGCTCAGCAGCTCGCCAACCGAGCAGAGTTGCTCCGCCACGATGTCCATGTCACGCTCGGTATCACAGATTTGTTTCAACGAAA ATTCCAAAAGCAAATCCCGCATGAATCTTCAATTGACGAACAACGTCGACAAGAGAACGAGCGGCTCAAAGAGTCTTACACTGCTCTGGGGTGCCACGGGTGAACAGGAATGGACACCAGCTCTCACAACGG CGATCATAG GCGTCGACTGGAAGTCGCTGACGATTTCTGCGTGTTTGCCGATCACGACCGACTACTTCCCGGACAAGAGGAGCTTGCAGAACGACTACGTCGTCTCGGACTACAATCTACTGCCAGATGATGTCAATGCAGACTTTGCCCAACAACGCGCGATTTATCGCAAACCGCTGTCCACTGCCGAAGTCTTTAAAGAGCTCGTCTCTCAGCGACTGGCTCAG GGATTTCAGCTGATCATTCTGCCGCCGAACAAGAACCAGATCTCGACACCTGGCTCGAATTCGGTACCACCTATTAGCTCCGTAATGAGAGGACGACAGACTGACTCGGAACACAAGGAGGAGTATCTGCTGAGCATAGGAAGGATATTTCATAAGATCTCGCTCTGTGGAAATTCTATCAGTGTTACCAGATATAGACCAAG GCATCCGTATCCACCGTTCAACATTCACTATCGGTATCGATTTCACGCACCACATCACGACACCTACGAAGTTTCTTGGGTCTCCTTTACAACGGAAAAGCTGGAGAATTACAACTGGAATTATTTGGACCACTATATATGCACGAGGGGTGACACTGATTTCGCTCTAGTTGAA GCGTTAAAATATTGGAGGTTCCGGGTGTTCCTGCTACCGCTGCACAACCAAGCAACGCGTAAGATTCTTGAGGGCTCGCCTCACTGTGACATCTACACACCATCTACATCGGCGGAACAAACCACGTCGATGGACGGTTTCCTTCGTTTCATCGAGACATGGCTCAACAAGATCCGTCGACCGCATCCGAACAAAAATTGG AGCCCGACAGCTTTTGGCGGGGTACCCCCGAGAGATCCTGCCTCTCATCTGACCAGACGCAGGCACAGCACGAGCCTGGTATCCCTCACTAACCAG ACCAGCCTCGTGGGTAGCTCACCCTTCCGGGAACGACTCGGGAGCAACCGCCTACCCGAGAAGCCTAGACCAAG ATCAGGATCGAAGGTGATGGATCGCGGTCGAGTGTCACCGGCTAGTGAAGCTGTACTGCCCCTGTCGAtcgagcaacagcagcagcaacaacagcagcaggatCACTTGGAGATTAACGACGAGAA TGTCGCAACAGAAGTGACGAAGATCAAGAGCACAGCCCCGTACAGCGAGATCCTCGAGGCGATGCGTCATCCGCAATCAGGAGTCGGTTTTCTCACGCAGCACCCGTCGCTGCCCAGCCAGACCTTCGTCAGCGCCGACGCTGTCCAGTGGCTCAACTCTCACATCGAAGGCGGCGTCACCGTCGAGGCTGCCATCAACATCATGAAG GGAATGATCCAGGAGAAGCTCATCTGCCACGCGTCCGGCGACTTCTCCAAGCCGTTCATTCTCGGCTTCTATCTGTATCATATCGTTCTAGACAAGGATAGTCAGAAAG GTAGCGACTATTCGCCTCCGTTAGGTGACTTGCAGAGCTTCGAGAATGAGTGGGTCGAGGTGGAGATGCGCGCTCCCAAAGGCTGGTGCGAGCCTCATTCTAACAGTTCCTCGAATCTACACTCGAACATAACTCACCCCATAACGATTCCCAGCTGTGATACTATAGACGAATCCAACGTTCCCGTCTTTCTTAGAAATGACCTGGATCTGTCCGACGTCACGGACGAGAGAGATTGGACGT TACCTATGTACAAACATACTCATCTCGACATCGACATCAACAATAAGAGCGATAGAATAGAGTGGGGACACCTGAGGTACCAGTCAATCTACAAACCGGACCATTCCTACGAACTAGTCGTGCAGTGGGTGGCTGCATCGGGTAGTATAGTAGCCGATCTC ATATTTATTTGGCAGCGAAAAGCTCAGAGTTGCGGAATCCAGATGATACCGATTCCAAGCGACTTGTTGGCACTGCCGTTCACCACAAAAAGTGATCCATTGCGCGGACCAATTTTTATTCCTCTTGACACTGAGTGCCTCATGGCCGGCAAAAGATATCTCTTCGACG AGTTCCGGGAAGACACGTACGCCCAGCGACTCTTCCTCTTTCAAGAGGCGATTCTGCAGCGCTTCGGCTTCTTGCGTTGCTTTGTCGAGGGCAACGAGAACGTCCATCAGTATGTGCACGTAACCGGCAGTGCTTTTATTCTCGTGCCATCGACGATGAATCCGCGACCAAGACAACACACGGGCACTAGTGTCACCCGACGCAGCGCAGGCCAGAAGAGGTATCCCGTGCACGCAGAACAGCCAAGTCCGCATGAAGCATACATCACCAGGCACGTAAGCGGCAAGAACAAGGATGACTACAGCATGGATCGACGG ATGGGATTCCTGTGGTCGTGGAATCACATGCTGAGCCGAAAGTGGAAGTATCCCACTACGAGCACCGGCGacgaactttttcaaaagaagATCATTCAAGACTTCAGGCACTTCTGTTCGAACGGTGACAATCGCCTAAAGAGATTCTGGGAATCGTGCTGGGagctcaaagaaaaattctgtACAAATGCAAAATGA